In a genomic window of Phyllostomus discolor isolate MPI-MPIP mPhyDis1 chromosome 5, mPhyDis1.pri.v3, whole genome shotgun sequence:
- the LOC114496720 gene encoding 60S ribosomal protein L36a-like: MRNSSLRRRKTFHAVSALTTMVNIPKTCRTSCKKCGKHQPHKVTQYKKGKDSLYAQGKQRYDRKQSGYSGQTKPIFWKKAKTTKKLVLRLECVERNCRSMRMLANKRCKHFELGGDKKRKGQVIQF; encoded by the coding sequence atgagaaatagctctttaagaagaaggaaaactttCCATGCTGTTAGTGCTCTCACAACCATGGTGAACATTCCTAAAACCTGCCGGACTTCCTGTAAAAAGTGTGGAAAGCATCAACCTCACAAAGTAACACAGTACAAGAAGGGAAAGGATTCTCTGTACGCACAGGGGAAGCAGCGTTATGACAGAAAGCAGAGTGGCTACAGTGGGCAGACTAAGCCGATTTTCTGGAAGAAGGCTAAAACTACAAAGAAGCTTGTGCTGAGGCTTGAATGTGTTGAACGCAACTGCAGATCTATGAGAATGCTGGCTAACAAGAGATGCAAACATTTTGAACTGGGAGGagataagaagagaaagggcCAAGTGATCCAGTTCTAA
- the NHLRC1 gene encoding E3 ubiquitin-protein ligase NHLRC1 produces the protein MMGAEASGSGPALPELMREAETSLLECKVCFERFGHRQQRRPRNLPCGHVVCLACVAALAHPRTLALECPFCRRACRGSDTSDCLPVLHLLELLGSTLRQAPAPHRVPACGSGTLTCHQAFGGWGTLVNPTGLALCPKTGRVVVVHDGKRRVKIFDSGGGCAHQFGEKGDAAQEIRYPLDVTVTNDCHVVVTDAGDRSIKVFDFFGQIKVVIGGQFSLPWGVETTPQNGVVVTDAEAGSLHLLDVDFPEGVLRKTERLQAHLRSPRAVAVSGLTGAIAVLERPLTLGPGTCSTTVKVFSASMQLIGQVDTFGLSLFFPYEITASAVTFDHQGNVIVADTSSHAVLCLGKPEEFPVLKPIITHGLSHPVALTFTKENSLLVLDSATHSIKVFTVDWG, from the coding sequence ATGATGGGTGCGGAGGCCTCGGGGAGCGGGCCTGCCCTGCCGGAGCTCATGCGCGAGGCCGAGACCAGTTTGCTTGAGTGCAAGGTGTGCTTTGAAAGATTCGGCCACCGCCAGCAGCGGCGTCCGCGCAACCTGCCCTGCGGCCACGTGGTCTGCCTGGCCTGCGTGGCTGCCTTGGCGCACCCGCGGACGCTTGCCCTCGAGTGCCCCTTCTGCCGGCGAGCCTGCCGGGGCTCCGACACTAGCGACTGCCTGCCGGTGCTGCACCTCCTGGAGCTGCTGGGCTCCACACTGCGCCAGGCCCCGGCGCCCCACCGCGTCCCCGCCTGCGGCTCTGGGACCCTCACCTGCCACCAAGCCTTTGGCGGCTGGGGAACCCTGGTTAACCCCACTGGGCTAGCGCTGTGTCCCAAGACAGGGCGGGTAGTAGTGGTGCACGACGGCAAAAGGCGGGTCAAGATATTTGATTCCGGGGGAGGATGTGCTCATCAGTTTGGAGAGAAGGGGGACGCTGCCCAGGAAATTAGGTACCCACTCGATGTCACCGTCACTAACGACTGCCATGTGGTTGTTACCGACGCCGGCGACCGCTCAATCAAAGTGTTCGATTTTTTTGGCCAGATCAAAGTTGTCATTGGAGGCCAGTTCTCCTTGCCTTGGGGTGTGGAGACCACCCCTCAGAATGGGGTCGTGGTAACTGATGCGGAAGCAGGATCCCTGCACCTCTTGGATGTGGACTTTCCAGAAGGGGTCCTCCGGAAAACAGAAAGGTTGCAAGCGCATCTGCGCAGTCCCAGAGCAGTGGCAGTGTCTGGGCTCACTGGGGCCATTGCAGTCCTAGAGCGCCCCCTGACGCTGGGGCCTGGGACCTGCAGCACCACGGTGAAGGTGTTCAGTGCAAGCATGCAGCTCATCGGCCAGGTGGATACCTTTGGGCTGAGCCTCTTCTTCCCTTATGAAATAACTGCCTCTGCTGTGACCTTCGATCACCAGGGGAATGTGATTGTCGCCGATACCTCCAGTCATGCGGTCCTGTGCTTAGGCAAACCCGAGGAGTTTCCAGTACTGAAGCCCATCATTACCCATGGTCTTTCTCATCCTGTGGCACTGACCTTCACCAAGGAGAATTCTCTTCTTGTTCTGGACAGTGCAACCCATTCTATAAAAGTCTTTACGGTTGACTGGGGATGA